A segment of the Deinococcus reticulitermitis genome:
CTGCGGGGTAAAGGTCAGGGTGAAGTAGCCGTCCGAGTCGCTGACGGCGCTGGCATTCTGCCCATCGAGCACCCCGACGACCCGCACGCCCCCCACCTCGCGTGAGAGCAGCCGGCGCAGGACGTTGCGGAAATTGCGCCAGCGCGGGTCTCCCTTGCGCGCCGGGCGCACGGTGCGGGGCAGCAGCACCCGCCCGGTCAGCTCGACCCCCTCAGGGGTGCCCCAGCCTACGTAAGGCTGCATGATCAGTTTTCCGCGCAGGCGCCTGGGCTGAATGTAGCCGGTAAATGACCGGTCCGCCGACAGCACGGTGCGCTCGATCACGGGAAGCAGGGTCTTGAAAGCGGTCTTGGCCGGATTCACCCGCCCAGTCTAAGAGCCTGGTGAAGAGGAGAGCAGCCGGCGCGTCTACCCGGACCCTTTAGAGACGTGTTCCCGCCCCCACGCCTCCACAAAGGCCCGCGCCTCCTGAGCGCTTGCCACTTCCCCGACCGCCCGCGCCTCGGCGAGCGCGCGCAGGGCGGCGCCGACCCGGGGGCCAGGCCCGAGGTTCAGCAGGGCCATGACCTCTTCTCCCGTCAAGAGAGGCGGCGGCGCGCTCGGCTGCTCGGTTAGCGCGGCGAGCACGCGCTCCATCCCCAGGGCGTAGGCGTGGCGGCTGGCCGGCGAACTGCTCGGCCCGCGCGCGGCCTCGCGGTCGGCGAGCATCAGGCTCAGCAGGTCGGGCAGCAGCTCGCGCCGGCGGTGCACGAAGCGCCGAGCCTCCTTTTCGCCTGCCGGCAGCGGCACCATGTGGGCGCGCACGAGCGCGGCGGCGCGGCGCACGTCCTCGCCCGGCAGCCGCAGGCGGGTCAGGATGGCCGCCGTCAGCTCGGCCCCCACCTTGTCGTGGCCGTGAAAGGTGCGCCGGCCCGTCTGCGGGTCGCGCGCGAGGGTGCGCGCCTTGCCCACGTCGTGCAGTAGCGTGGCCCAGCGCAGCACAAGGTCAGCGTCGGGGCGCCGGGCGAGCAGCTGGTGCAGGGCCTCCACCGAGTGCCCGAACACGTCGAGGTGGTGAAATCCGCCCTGCTCGATCCCTTTGGCCTCCAGCAGTTCCGGCACCGTCAGCGCGAGCAGCCCGAGGTCGTCCAGGACGAGCACCCCCCGCGCCGCCTCCGGGTGCGCGAGCAGGGCGTGCACCTCGTCGCGGACGCGCTCGGGAGCCGGCAGGGGGAGGGCGCCCGCACGCAGTTCCCCCGTCACCGCGCGCACGGCGGCCTCGGTGCGGGGCTCGGGCGTCAGGCCCAGCGTCGTCATGAAGCGGGCGGCGCGCCACACCCGCAGCGGGTCGGCGCGCAGGTTCTCCTCCGACACCATCCGCAGCACCCGCCGCTTCAGGTCTCGCTGTCCGCCCAGCGGGTCTATGACCCCTCCGCTGGCGGTGAGGGCGAGCGCGTTCACCGTGAAATCCCGCCGCCGCAGATCATCGTTCAGGTCGGCAGGCAGCGGCACGAAGTCGTGCTGCACGTTCCCCGGCGCGTGCACCCGCCAGTAGCCGCGTTCCTCGTCGAGCGCGAAGGCGCGGCCGCCCGTTGCCGCCGCGAGCCCCCGCGCGCCGGCTTCCGGCTCGGGCACTGCCCAGTCGAAGTCCACGGGCAGCCTGCCGCGCAGCCAGTCGCGCACCGCGCCTCCCACGAGCACCGCACCGGGGGGAAAGGGGGGCAGGGGAGGGCGGCGGCGGAACATGCGGCCATGCTAGGGCCGGAGGCCGGGAAGAAAAGGCGTACGAGACGCCCTTTCCGGGAGGCAGCGGCCCGACTTGGCCCGCGCTCTGTTCACGGCCCGCGCAGGGCGAATTTTATCCAGGGCTCGGGGACGCTGGAAAAGGTTGGAAGCCCGCCCCCTGCACGCTCCGCTCGTCTTCCGAACCGGGGAGGGAGAGGGCCAGGGCCACTGGCCGGCGGCCCGGGACCGGCGGGACATCAGGGCTGGGCGGCCAGAGGCGCAGGCTGATCAGGGCTTGACAGACATACCCCCGGCTCGGTGCCCATAGCTCCCCGTGGTCCGACGTCAGGGCGCCAGGCCAGAGCAGCGCGGTGTCTTCCCAGAACTGAACTGGCGCCGCCGCGACGAGCCGCCCGCCCAGCCGAACGGTCCAGAGCGTGCCCTGCGGCGGAGAGAAGCCCAGCTCCGCGTGATAGAAGGCGGCGGCTTCGGCCTGCGCCGCCTCGCTGCGTGTTGCCGTCACTTCCAGCGCCTGCGCGGAGAGCAGGACCGCGCCTGTTCCCGGCACCGGGCGGCCCCACCAGCGGCGGAGCCTCGGCCCGGTCCAGCCCGCCTTCGCCC
Coding sequences within it:
- a CDS encoding HD domain-containing protein — its product is MFRRRPPLPPFPPGAVLVGGAVRDWLRGRLPVDFDWAVPEPEAGARGLAAATGGRAFALDEERGYWRVHAPGNVQHDFVPLPADLNDDLRRRDFTVNALALTASGGVIDPLGGQRDLKRRVLRMVSEENLRADPLRVWRAARFMTTLGLTPEPRTEAAVRAVTGELRAGALPLPAPERVRDEVHALLAHPEAARGVLVLDDLGLLALTVPELLEAKGIEQGGFHHLDVFGHSVEALHQLLARRPDADLVLRWATLLHDVGKARTLARDPQTGRRTFHGHDKVGAELTAAILTRLRLPGEDVRRAAALVRAHMVPLPAGEKEARRFVHRRRELLPDLLSLMLADREAARGPSSSPASRHAYALGMERVLAALTEQPSAPPPLLTGEEVMALLNLGPGPRVGAALRALAEARAVGEVASAQEARAFVEAWGREHVSKGSG